Proteins encoded in a region of the Nocardia asteroides genome:
- a CDS encoding acyl-CoA carboxylase subunit beta has product MTIIAPALHQETATDPRDPLGRLQRFFDPGTILPLHPRDKSGVLAAIGEVDGVRTVAYCSDATVMGGAMGVEGCKHIVDAIDTAIDSGVPVVGLWHSGGARLAEGVEALHAVGLVFEAMVRASGLVPQISVVLGFAAGGAAYGPALTDIVIMAPEGRVFVTGPDVVRSVTGEQVDMATLGGPETHGKKSGVTHIVAHDEADALHRARRLVSMFAEQGEFDLVAAEHGDMDLKALLPESAKRAYDVKPIIHELLDNVDGESSFEELQGLYARSIVTGLGRLGGRTVGVLANNPIRLGGCLNSESAEKAARFVRLCDAFGIPLIVITDVPGYLPGVGQEWEGVVRRGAKLLHAFAEARVPRVTLVTRKIYGGAYIAMNARSLGATAVYAWPGSEVAVMGAKAAVGILHKKALAAAPEEEREALHERLTAEHERIAGGVERAIAIGVVDQVIDPAKTRSTIAAALAAAPARASHHKNIPL; this is encoded by the coding sequence ATGACAATCATCGCTCCCGCGTTGCATCAAGAGACGGCAACCGACCCGCGCGATCCGCTCGGCCGACTCCAGCGTTTCTTCGATCCCGGGACCATCCTTCCGCTGCACCCGCGTGACAAGTCCGGCGTGCTCGCTGCCATCGGCGAGGTGGACGGCGTCCGCACCGTGGCCTACTGCTCCGACGCCACCGTCATGGGCGGCGCGATGGGCGTGGAGGGCTGCAAGCACATCGTCGACGCGATCGACACCGCGATCGATTCCGGCGTCCCGGTGGTCGGGCTGTGGCACTCCGGTGGCGCTCGCCTGGCCGAGGGCGTCGAGGCGCTGCACGCGGTCGGCCTGGTCTTCGAGGCCATGGTCCGCGCGTCCGGCCTGGTTCCGCAGATCTCCGTGGTGCTCGGCTTCGCCGCCGGTGGCGCCGCCTACGGTCCGGCGCTGACCGACATCGTGATCATGGCTCCGGAAGGCCGCGTCTTCGTGACCGGACCCGACGTGGTCCGCAGCGTGACCGGCGAGCAGGTCGACATGGCCACCCTGGGCGGTCCCGAGACGCACGGCAAGAAGTCCGGCGTCACCCACATCGTGGCCCACGACGAGGCCGACGCGCTGCACCGCGCGCGCCGCCTGGTGTCGATGTTCGCCGAGCAGGGCGAATTCGACCTGGTGGCGGCCGAGCACGGCGACATGGACCTGAAGGCTCTGCTGCCGGAATCGGCCAAGCGCGCCTACGACGTGAAGCCGATCATCCACGAACTGCTCGACAACGTCGACGGCGAGTCGTCGTTCGAGGAGCTGCAGGGGCTGTACGCCCGCAGCATCGTCACCGGTCTGGGCCGTCTCGGCGGCCGCACGGTCGGCGTGCTGGCGAACAACCCGATCCGCCTGGGCGGCTGCCTGAACTCCGAAAGCGCTGAGAAGGCGGCACGTTTCGTGCGGTTGTGCGACGCGTTCGGCATTCCGCTGATCGTGATCACCGACGTCCCGGGCTACCTGCCCGGTGTCGGCCAGGAGTGGGAAGGCGTCGTCCGGCGCGGCGCGAAGCTGCTGCACGCGTTCGCCGAGGCGCGCGTTCCGCGGGTCACCCTGGTCACCCGCAAGATCTACGGTGGCGCCTACATCGCGATGAACGCTCGCTCGCTCGGTGCGACGGCTGTCTACGCGTGGCCCGGTTCGGAAGTGGCCGTCATGGGCGCCAAGGCCGCGGTCGGCATTCTGCACAAGAAGGCCCTCGCGGCCGCGCCGGAGGAGGAGCGCGAGGCGCTGCACGAGCGGCTCACCGCCGAACACGAGCGCATCGCGGGCGGCGTGGAGCGCGCCATCGCGATCGGTGTCGTCGACCAGGTCATCGACCCGGCGAAGACGCGCAGCACCATCGCCGCGGCACTTGCCGCGGCCCCGGCCCGCGCCAGCCACCACAAGAACATCCCGCTCTGA
- a CDS encoding beta-ketoacyl-ACP synthase, producing MTTPSTLNGNFPNVVVTSLAATTSIAGDVDATWKGLLNGESGIDVLEDSFVEEYDLPVRIGGHLKVRPDTLLSRVECRRMAYVEQLATVLGREVWRNAGSPEVDPERLGVAIGTGLGGGDALIDSVDKLKNGGYRKISPLAVQMVMPNGPSAVVGLELKARAGVVTPVSACSSGSEAIANAWRMIVMGDADIVVTGGVEGFIDAVPIAAFTMMRAMSTRNDDPKGASRPFDKDRDGFVFGEAGALMVIETEEHAKARGATIHARLLGAGITSDGFHLVAPDPTGDGAARAMTRAMQSAGLTKKDITHINAHATATPIGDTAEANAITKAVGNHASVYAPKSALGHSIGAVGALESVLTVMSIRDGIVPPTLNLENQDPEIDLDVVKGEARRQEIEYAINNSFGFGGHNVALAFGRA from the coding sequence GTGACCACTCCTTCCACCTTGAACGGGAATTTCCCCAACGTCGTCGTAACCAGCCTTGCGGCGACCACGTCGATCGCGGGTGACGTCGATGCGACGTGGAAGGGACTCCTCAACGGCGAGAGCGGCATCGACGTTCTCGAGGATTCCTTCGTCGAGGAATACGATCTTCCGGTCCGCATCGGCGGTCATCTGAAGGTCCGGCCCGACACTCTGCTGTCTCGTGTCGAATGTCGGCGCATGGCCTACGTCGAGCAGCTCGCGACCGTGCTCGGTCGCGAAGTCTGGCGGAACGCGGGCAGCCCCGAAGTCGACCCGGAGCGGCTGGGTGTGGCCATCGGCACCGGATTGGGAGGCGGCGACGCCCTCATCGATTCCGTGGACAAGCTGAAGAACGGCGGCTATCGCAAGATTTCGCCGTTGGCTGTGCAGATGGTCATGCCGAACGGCCCGTCGGCCGTTGTCGGTCTCGAACTGAAGGCCAGGGCAGGAGTGGTCACTCCGGTCTCGGCATGCTCGTCCGGCTCCGAGGCCATCGCCAATGCCTGGCGCATGATCGTCATGGGTGACGCCGACATCGTCGTCACCGGTGGCGTCGAAGGCTTCATCGATGCGGTGCCGATCGCGGCGTTCACCATGATGCGCGCGATGAGCACCCGCAACGACGATCCGAAGGGCGCTTCGCGTCCCTTCGACAAGGATCGCGACGGCTTCGTCTTCGGCGAAGCGGGCGCGCTCATGGTCATCGAGACCGAAGAGCACGCCAAGGCCAGGGGCGCGACCATCCACGCGCGACTGCTCGGTGCGGGCATCACCTCCGACGGCTTCCACCTCGTCGCGCCCGATCCCACGGGAGACGGCGCGGCGCGGGCGATGACCAGGGCGATGCAGTCCGCGGGTCTGACCAAGAAGGACATCACGCACATCAACGCGCACGCGACCGCGACGCCGATCGGCGATACCGCCGAGGCGAATGCGATCACCAAGGCCGTGGGCAACCATGCCTCGGTGTACGCGCCCAAGTCGGCGCTCGGCCACTCGATCGGCGCCGTCGGCGCCTTGGAGTCCGTGCTGACTGTGATGAGCATCCGCGACGGCATCGTTCCGCCGACGCTGAACCTGGAGAACCAGGATCCGGAGATCGATCTCGACGTGGTGAAGGGCGAAGCCCGCCGCCAGGAGATCGAGTACGCGATCAACAACTCCTTCGGATTCGGTGGGCACAATGTGGCGCTCGCCTTCGGTCGGGCATAG
- a CDS encoding acyl carrier protein: MAALTQEQIVEELGKIIEEVTGIEPSEVTIEKSFVDDLDIDSLSMVEIAVQTEDKYGVKIPDEDLASLKTVGDAVAYIQKLEAENADAAAELKAKFDAE, translated from the coding sequence GTGGCCGCTCTGACCCAGGAACAAATCGTCGAGGAACTCGGCAAGATCATCGAAGAGGTGACCGGCATCGAGCCCTCCGAGGTGACGATCGAGAAGTCCTTCGTCGATGACCTGGACATCGACTCGCTGTCCATGGTCGAGATCGCGGTTCAGACCGAGGACAAGTACGGCGTGAAGATCCCCGACGAGGATCTGGCCAGCCTGAAGACGGTTGGCGACGCCGTCGCCTACATCCAGAAGCTCGAGGCCGAGAACGCGGACGCGGCGGCCGAGCTCAAGGCCAAGTTCGACGCCGAGTAG
- a CDS encoding ACP S-malonyltransferase: MIALFAPGQGSQTPGMLAPWLDLPGANERLTLWSKASGLDLVRLGTTATAEEITDTAVTQPLVVAAALLACAEISPETLPAATIVAGHSVGELAAAAVAGVISADDAVRLAAIRGAEMAKACALEPTGMSAVLGGDEAAVLERLTELDLVPANRNAVGQIVAAGRLDALAELAANPPEKARVRALPVAGAFHTAFMAPAQDAVTDAITKITPNEPTRTLLSNFDGKPVASGQDAIDKLAAQVTRPVRWDLCTETVRRAGVSAVAELPPAGTLVGIAKRELKGTPTLALKTPQDLPALAELTVSG; encoded by the coding sequence GTGATCGCGTTGTTCGCCCCTGGACAGGGCTCTCAGACACCCGGCATGCTCGCGCCCTGGCTCGACCTTCCCGGCGCGAATGAGCGCCTGACGCTGTGGTCCAAGGCCTCCGGCCTCGACCTGGTCCGTCTCGGCACCACCGCGACGGCCGAGGAGATCACCGACACCGCCGTCACCCAGCCGCTGGTGGTCGCCGCGGCGCTGCTCGCGTGCGCGGAGATCTCGCCGGAGACGCTTCCCGCCGCTACCATCGTCGCCGGACACTCGGTCGGTGAACTCGCCGCCGCGGCGGTCGCCGGAGTCATCTCCGCCGACGACGCGGTCCGGCTGGCCGCCATCCGCGGCGCGGAGATGGCCAAGGCGTGTGCACTGGAGCCGACCGGTATGTCCGCCGTGCTCGGCGGCGACGAGGCCGCCGTGCTCGAACGGCTCACCGAACTCGACCTCGTTCCGGCCAACCGCAACGCGGTGGGTCAGATCGTGGCCGCGGGCCGGTTGGACGCTCTGGCCGAGCTCGCCGCGAATCCCCCGGAGAAGGCCCGGGTCCGGGCGTTGCCCGTCGCGGGCGCGTTCCACACGGCGTTCATGGCGCCGGCGCAGGATGCTGTGACCGATGCCATAACGAAGATCACGCCGAACGAGCCGACCAGGACCCTGCTGTCGAACTTCGACGGCAAGCCGGTCGCGTCCGGACAGGACGCGATCGACAAGCTCGCCGCCCAGGTCACCCGGCCTGTTCGCTGGGATCTGTGCACCGAGACCGTCCGGCGGGCCGGCGTCTCGGCGGTGGCCGAACTGCCGCCGGCGGGCACCCTCGTCGGTATCGCGAAGCGGGAGCTGAAGGGCACGCCCACGCTGGCCCTGAAGACCCCGCAAGACCTCCCCGCGTTGGCTGAGCTGACCGTATCCGGCTAG
- a CDS encoding helix-turn-helix domain-containing protein, with protein MYLPTGALSPNRQTRDPLPDTLLKRVKQFSGRLSTEAVGSMQDRLPFFADLDAAQRAGVQMLVQTAVVNFLEWLQDPDSDIRFSLDAFQVIPQDLARRLTLRQTVDMVRVAMEFFEQWLPALARNDRQLVALTEAVLRYGRELGFAAASVYASAAESRGAWDTRLEALVVDAVVRGDTGPDMLSRAATLNWDATAPATVLVGTPPGEQGVSSVGAVHSIAARHGRAALAVVQGTRLVMVVSGHLGEPSHVSPFLADLLGEVFSDGPVVIGPTTRTLGAAHASAVEALAGMEAVVGWRGAPRPVHAAELLPERALLGDRAAIDALNEYLVLPLAAAGSSLADTLDAYLDCGGAVETCARQLYVHPNTVRYRLKRIAEITGRDPMNPRDAYVLRIAATVGRLTRTRNESSTPAPEATPVALGPEGL; from the coding sequence GTGTATCTGCCGACGGGCGCGCTCTCCCCGAACCGGCAGACGCGCGACCCTCTCCCGGACACGCTGCTCAAACGTGTGAAGCAGTTCTCCGGCCGCCTCTCCACCGAGGCGGTGGGGTCGATGCAGGATCGGTTGCCCTTCTTCGCCGATCTGGACGCCGCGCAGCGGGCCGGCGTGCAGATGCTGGTGCAGACCGCGGTGGTGAACTTCCTGGAATGGCTCCAGGACCCGGACAGTGACATCCGGTTCAGCCTGGACGCCTTCCAGGTGATCCCGCAGGACTTGGCCCGGCGGCTGACGCTGCGCCAGACCGTGGACATGGTCCGCGTGGCCATGGAGTTCTTCGAGCAGTGGCTGCCCGCGCTCGCGCGCAACGACCGGCAGCTGGTCGCCCTCACCGAGGCGGTACTGCGTTACGGGCGCGAGCTCGGTTTCGCCGCCGCCTCGGTGTACGCCAGCGCCGCGGAGTCGCGCGGGGCGTGGGACACCCGGCTGGAGGCGCTCGTCGTCGACGCCGTGGTGCGCGGCGACACGGGGCCGGACATGTTGTCGCGGGCCGCCACCCTGAATTGGGATGCCACCGCGCCCGCGACAGTGCTGGTGGGCACGCCCCCCGGGGAGCAGGGCGTCTCGTCGGTGGGCGCGGTGCACTCGATCGCCGCGCGGCACGGTCGCGCCGCCTTGGCGGTGGTGCAGGGGACCAGATTGGTGATGGTCGTGTCCGGCCATCTGGGCGAGCCGTCGCATGTCTCCCCGTTCCTGGCCGATCTGCTCGGCGAGGTGTTCTCGGACGGGCCGGTGGTGATCGGGCCGACCACCCGCACGCTGGGCGCCGCCCACGCCAGCGCGGTGGAAGCGCTGGCCGGGATGGAGGCCGTGGTGGGCTGGCGCGGGGCGCCGCGACCGGTGCACGCGGCGGAGTTGCTCCCGGAACGCGCTTTGTTGGGCGATCGAGCTGCGATCGACGCGCTGAACGAGTACCTTGTCCTACCGTTGGCCGCGGCGGGGTCGTCGCTGGCGGACACTCTGGATGCCTATCTGGATTGCGGTGGAGCCGTCGAGACGTGTGCGCGTCAGCTGTACGTCCATCCAAATACGGTCCGGTATCGCCTCAAGCGAATCGCCGAGATCACCGGCCGTGATCCGATGAATCCGCGGGACGCTTATGTGCTCCGGATCGCCGCCACGGTGGGTCGTTTGACACGAACCCGTAACGAATCGTCGACTCCTGCCCCAGAAGCCACTCCGGTCGCGTTGGGTCCCGAGGGCTTGTAA
- the aceE gene encoding pyruvate dehydrogenase (acetyl-transferring), homodimeric type: MTDLIHSSAPAKSAGSSSAPAPAASRDPNGSHAPQPGGRVRVIREGVASYLPDIDPEETSEWLESFDEMLDREGPGRARYLMLRLLERAGERRVAIPSLTSTDYVNTIPTENEPWFPGDEEVERRFRAWIRWNAAIMVHRAQRPGIGVGGHISTYASSAALYEVGFNHFFRGKDHSGGGDSIFIQGHASPGIYARAFLEGRLSADQLDGFRQEYSHGGPGHGLPSYPHPRLLNNFWEFPTVSMGLGPMNAIYQARFNHYLHDRGIKDTSDQHVWAFLGDGEMDEPESRGLAHVAAMEGLDNLTFVVNCNLQRLDGPVRGNGKIIQELESFFRGAGWNVIKVIWGREWDALLGADRDGALVNLMNSTPDGDYQTYKANDGAYVRDHFFGRDPRTKALVQDLSDQEIWNLKRGGHDYRKVYAAYAAAMAHKGQPTVILAKTIKGYTLGKHFEGRNATHQMKKLTLQDLKDFRDLQRIPISDAELEKDPYLPPYYHPGMEAREVQYMLDRRKALGGFLPERRAAAKPLKLPGDEAYRSVRKGSGKQNVATTMALVRLMKELLRDKEIGKRIVPIIPDEARTFGMDSWFPSLKIYNRNGQLYTSVDAELMLAYKESAVGQILHEGINEAGSTASFTAAGTSYATHGEPMIPLYIFYSMFGFQRTGDGLWAAADQLARGFVLGATAGRTTLTGEGLQHNDGHSLLLASTNPAVVTYDPAFAFEIAHIVRDGLRRMYGGGTPPKGAAPLPGTHPHGSAGEFGGEDVFYYISLYNEPYPQPTEPEDLDVAGLLKGIYLYKRGGEGAVRAQILVSGVTVPDGLRAQALLAQEWGVQADVWSVTSWGELRKEALDKEIAALRNPGADPGVPYVTEALSRAEGPYVAATDWMRAVPDQVRKWVPGDFTTLGTDGFGFSDTRPAARRVFNVDAQSIVVAALAGLGRTGKIDPAKAVEAAAKYRIADVDAAPKAAVSSDEDVA, translated from the coding sequence TTGACCGACCTGATCCACTCTTCCGCGCCGGCGAAATCCGCCGGTTCCAGTTCCGCCCCCGCGCCGGCCGCGAGCCGCGATCCGAACGGGTCGCATGCACCGCAGCCCGGTGGACGGGTGCGTGTGATCCGCGAAGGGGTGGCGTCCTACCTACCGGACATCGACCCGGAGGAAACCAGCGAATGGCTCGAGTCGTTCGATGAAATGCTCGACCGGGAAGGCCCCGGCCGGGCGCGTTACCTCATGCTCCGCCTATTGGAGCGGGCCGGTGAACGTCGTGTCGCCATCCCGTCCTTGACCTCCACCGACTACGTCAACACCATTCCCACCGAGAACGAGCCGTGGTTCCCCGGCGACGAGGAGGTGGAGCGGCGCTTCCGCGCCTGGATCCGGTGGAACGCCGCGATCATGGTGCATCGCGCGCAGCGCCCCGGCATCGGTGTCGGCGGACACATCTCGACCTACGCTTCCTCGGCGGCGCTCTACGAAGTCGGCTTCAACCACTTCTTCCGCGGCAAGGACCACTCCGGCGGCGGCGATTCGATCTTCATCCAGGGTCACGCCTCGCCGGGCATCTACGCCCGCGCGTTCCTGGAGGGCAGGCTCTCGGCCGATCAGCTCGACGGGTTCCGCCAGGAGTACAGCCACGGCGGTCCCGGCCACGGGCTGCCGTCCTACCCGCATCCGCGGCTGCTGAACAACTTCTGGGAGTTCCCGACGGTGTCCATGGGCCTGGGCCCGATGAACGCCATCTACCAGGCGCGGTTCAACCACTACCTGCACGACCGCGGCATCAAGGACACCTCCGACCAGCACGTGTGGGCGTTCCTCGGCGACGGCGAGATGGACGAGCCGGAGTCGCGCGGTCTCGCGCACGTCGCGGCCATGGAAGGCCTGGACAACCTGACCTTCGTGGTCAACTGCAACCTGCAGCGCCTGGACGGGCCGGTGCGCGGCAACGGCAAGATCATCCAGGAGCTGGAGTCGTTCTTCCGCGGCGCGGGCTGGAACGTCATCAAGGTGATCTGGGGCCGGGAGTGGGACGCGCTGCTGGGCGCCGACCGCGACGGTGCGCTGGTGAACCTGATGAACAGCACCCCCGACGGTGACTACCAGACCTACAAGGCCAACGACGGCGCGTACGTTCGCGACCACTTCTTCGGCCGCGACCCGCGGACCAAGGCGCTGGTGCAGGATCTGTCCGACCAGGAGATCTGGAACCTCAAGCGCGGTGGCCACGACTACCGCAAGGTGTACGCCGCCTACGCCGCCGCGATGGCGCACAAGGGTCAGCCGACGGTGATCCTGGCCAAGACCATCAAGGGCTACACCCTCGGCAAGCACTTCGAAGGTCGCAACGCCACGCACCAGATGAAGAAGCTGACTCTGCAGGACCTCAAGGACTTCCGCGACCTGCAGCGGATTCCGATCAGCGACGCCGAGCTGGAGAAGGATCCGTACCTGCCGCCGTACTACCACCCCGGTATGGAGGCGCGCGAGGTCCAGTACATGCTCGACCGGCGCAAGGCGCTCGGCGGGTTCCTGCCCGAGCGGCGCGCCGCGGCCAAGCCGCTGAAGCTGCCCGGTGACGAGGCCTACCGCTCGGTGCGCAAGGGGTCGGGCAAGCAGAACGTCGCCACCACGATGGCGCTGGTGCGGCTGATGAAGGAGCTGCTGCGCGACAAGGAGATCGGCAAGCGGATCGTGCCGATCATCCCCGACGAGGCCAGGACCTTCGGTATGGACTCCTGGTTCCCCTCGTTGAAGATCTACAACCGCAACGGTCAGCTGTACACATCGGTCGACGCGGAATTGATGCTCGCCTACAAGGAGAGCGCCGTCGGGCAGATCCTGCACGAGGGCATCAACGAGGCGGGGTCGACGGCGTCGTTCACCGCGGCGGGCACCTCCTACGCCACGCACGGCGAGCCGATGATCCCGCTGTACATCTTCTACTCGATGTTCGGCTTCCAGCGCACCGGCGACGGACTGTGGGCGGCCGCCGACCAGCTCGCCCGCGGGTTCGTGCTCGGGGCCACCGCCGGGCGCACCACGCTGACCGGTGAGGGCCTGCAGCACAACGACGGGCACTCGCTGCTGCTCGCCTCGACCAACCCGGCCGTGGTGACCTACGACCCGGCGTTCGCGTTCGAGATCGCCCACATCGTCCGGGACGGTCTGCGCCGGATGTACGGCGGCGGCACCCCGCCGAAGGGCGCGGCGCCGCTACCCGGCACCCATCCGCACGGCAGCGCGGGCGAGTTCGGCGGCGAGGACGTCTTCTACTACATCTCCCTGTACAACGAGCCGTACCCGCAGCCGACCGAGCCGGAGGACCTCGACGTCGCGGGTCTGCTCAAGGGCATCTACCTGTACAAGCGCGGAGGTGAGGGCGCGGTGCGCGCCCAGATCCTGGTCTCCGGCGTCACCGTGCCGGACGGCCTGCGCGCGCAGGCGCTGCTCGCCCAGGAGTGGGGTGTGCAGGCGGACGTGTGGTCGGTGACCTCATGGGGTGAGCTCCGCAAGGAGGCGCTCGACAAGGAGATCGCCGCACTGCGCAACCCGGGTGCGGACCCGGGCGTCCCGTACGTCACCGAGGCGCTGTCGCGGGCCGAGGGCCCCTACGTCGCGGCGACCGACTGGATGCGTGCGGTGCCCGACCAGGTCCGCAAGTGGGTGCCCGGCGACTTCACCACGCTCGGCACGGACGGTTTCGGCTTCTCCGACACCCGCCCGGCCGCGCGACGGGTGTTCAACGTCGACGCGCAGTCCATCGTGGTCGCCGCGCTGGCCGGTCTCGGCCGGACCGGCAAGATCGACCCCGCGAAGGCCGTGGAAGCGGCGGCGAAATACCGGATCGCCGACGTGGACGCCGCGCCGAAGGCAGCGGTGAGTTCGGACGAAGACGTCGCGTAG
- a CDS encoding DUF3052 domain-containing protein, with the protein MVAAADAQNYAQKLGITHGLVVQELGWDEDVDDELRADVEDAVGGELVDEDSDEVIDVVLLWWRDGDGDLVDALMDAIGPLADDGFVWVLTPKTGQPGHVEPSEIAESAPTAGLTQTSAISLGSWTGSRLVQPKAPLKQR; encoded by the coding sequence GTGGTCGCCGCGGCGGACGCGCAGAACTACGCTCAGAAGCTTGGCATTACACACGGCTTGGTTGTCCAGGAATTGGGCTGGGACGAGGACGTCGACGACGAACTGAGGGCCGACGTCGAAGACGCGGTCGGCGGCGAACTCGTAGACGAGGACTCCGACGAGGTGATCGACGTCGTGCTGCTGTGGTGGCGCGACGGCGACGGTGACCTGGTGGACGCACTGATGGACGCGATCGGCCCACTGGCCGACGACGGTTTCGTCTGGGTGCTCACCCCCAAGACCGGACAGCCCGGCCATGTCGAGCCGAGCGAAATCGCAGAATCCGCACCGACCGCCGGTCTGACTCAGACCTCGGCGATCAGTCTCGGCTCGTGGACGGGTAGCAGGCTGGTTCAGCCCAAGGCGCCCTTGAAACAGCGCTGA
- a CDS encoding peroxiredoxin, with protein MPLEVGTVAPDFTLKDQNNQEVTLSDFRGKKNVLIVFYPLAFTGICQGELCKVRDELPKFQNDDAEILAISVGPPPTHKIWAAEQGYTFPLLSDFWPHGAVAQAYGVFNEKSGYPNRGTFVVDREGYIRFAEMNGPGEPRDQAAWEKALAALDS; from the coding sequence ATGCCGCTCGAGGTCGGCACTGTCGCGCCGGATTTCACGCTGAAGGACCAGAACAACCAGGAAGTGACCCTGTCGGACTTCCGGGGCAAGAAGAACGTCCTCATCGTGTTCTATCCGCTCGCCTTCACCGGCATCTGCCAGGGCGAGCTGTGCAAGGTCCGCGACGAGCTGCCCAAGTTCCAGAACGACGACGCGGAGATCCTCGCGATCTCGGTCGGCCCGCCGCCCACGCACAAGATCTGGGCGGCCGAGCAGGGCTACACCTTCCCACTGCTGTCGGATTTCTGGCCGCACGGCGCGGTGGCGCAGGCCTACGGGGTCTTCAACGAGAAGTCGGGCTACCCCAACCGCGGCACGTTCGTCGTCGACCGCGAGGGCTACATCCGCTTCGCCGAGATGAACGGCCCCGGCGAGCCCCGTGACCAGGCGGCTTGGGAGAAAGCGCTCGCCGCGCTAGATTCATAA
- a CDS encoding class I SAM-dependent methyltransferase has protein sequence MAESGSADLKRRHRAMWALGDYPSIAAEVIPALGRRLVEACRIGPGQRVLDIAAGSGNAAIPAAEAGADVVASDLTPELFEAGRRIAAARGVELRWQEADAEALPYADAEFDAVISCVGLMFAPFHQAAADELVRVVKPGGTIGLINWTPSGFIGQMFATMKPFAPPPPPGAQPPPLWGDEAHVRSLLGDRVADLELRRENAEIDRFADGAEFRDFFKSYYGPTVAVYKAIAAEPERITRLDRELAELAARHDLGNGRMEWEYLLVTARRAA, from the coding sequence ATGGCCGAATCAGGCTCCGCTGATCTCAAGAGGCGGCACCGCGCGATGTGGGCACTGGGCGACTATCCGTCCATCGCCGCCGAAGTCATCCCCGCGCTGGGCCGGCGTCTGGTCGAGGCCTGCCGTATCGGTCCGGGGCAGCGCGTGCTGGACATCGCGGCCGGATCCGGCAACGCGGCGATCCCGGCCGCGGAGGCCGGTGCGGACGTCGTGGCGAGCGACCTCACGCCGGAGCTGTTCGAGGCGGGCCGGCGTATCGCCGCTGCCCGGGGCGTCGAGCTGCGATGGCAGGAAGCCGACGCCGAGGCATTGCCCTACGCCGATGCCGAGTTCGATGCCGTGATCTCCTGCGTCGGCCTGATGTTCGCGCCGTTCCACCAGGCGGCCGCGGACGAATTGGTGCGCGTGGTCAAGCCGGGCGGCACGATCGGGCTGATCAACTGGACACCCAGCGGATTCATCGGCCAGATGTTCGCCACCATGAAACCGTTCGCTCCGCCGCCCCCGCCCGGTGCGCAGCCGCCTCCGCTGTGGGGCGACGAGGCGCACGTGCGGTCCCTGCTGGGCGATCGCGTCGCCGACCTGGAGTTGCGGCGCGAGAACGCGGAAATCGATCGTTTCGCCGACGGGGCCGAGTTCCGCGACTTCTTCAAGTCCTACTACGGCCCGACGGTCGCGGTGTACAAGGCCATCGCCGCAGAACCCGAGCGCATCACGCGGTTGGACCGGGAACTCGCGGAACTCGCTGCCCGGCACGACCTGGGCAACGGGCGCATGGAGTGGGAGTACCTTTTGGTCACCGCACGCCGCGCGGCCTGA
- a CDS encoding methyltransferase domain-containing protein, whose product MAALVGILDLQAALPGIRRMRAWGHEVLAVRPGERALDIGAGTGTEVIELADRVGPGGDAVGVDPNPAMLAIARGRAETANTRARFVEGTAYHLPFPDGYFDAVRCERVYQHLDDPAAATAEITRVLRPGGRALLIDSDWHTVITHPGDPDVIARLTKAMLATTPNPASGRHLRGLLSAAGFAIDDMGSEAVIWNPETARPLFTQMIAYARTDGAISEQEGRDIVSAMEAGIAKGDYHFSVTMFAVLGHRTE is encoded by the coding sequence ATGGCCGCTCTGGTCGGCATCCTCGACCTCCAAGCGGCGCTGCCGGGTATCCGGCGCATGCGCGCGTGGGGACATGAGGTCCTGGCCGTCCGGCCGGGCGAACGCGCGCTGGACATCGGCGCCGGAACAGGCACCGAGGTGATCGAACTCGCCGACCGGGTCGGCCCCGGCGGCGACGCGGTCGGGGTCGACCCGAATCCGGCGATGCTCGCCATCGCTCGTGGACGCGCAGAGACCGCGAACACTCGGGCCCGCTTCGTCGAGGGAACCGCCTATCACCTGCCGTTCCCGGACGGTTACTTCGACGCGGTGCGTTGCGAGCGGGTCTACCAGCACCTCGACGACCCGGCGGCAGCCACCGCCGAGATCACCCGAGTTCTGCGACCGGGCGGCCGCGCGCTACTCATCGACAGCGACTGGCACACCGTCATCACCCATCCCGGCGACCCCGACGTCATCGCCCGCCTGACCAAGGCGATGCTCGCGACCACCCCGAACCCCGCATCCGGCCGGCACCTGCGCGGCCTGCTCAGCGCGGCCGGGTTCGCCATCGACGACATGGGATCGGAGGCGGTGATCTGGAACCCGGAAACCGCGCGCCCCCTGTTCACCCAGATGATCGCCTACGCCCGCACCGACGGCGCGATCTCCGAACAGGAAGGCCGCGACATCGTCTCCGCCATGGAAGCCGGCATAGCCAAGGGCGACTATCACTTCTCGGTAACCATGTTCGCCGTACTCGGCCACAGAACAGAGTGA